A stretch of Desulfonispora thiosulfatigenes DSM 11270 DNA encodes these proteins:
- a CDS encoding PIN/TRAM domain-containing protein — MVEKVVRIVIALACASGGLYLGNFIFNSFFIVFREARIALIIVPTIILGLIGYAVAPKIVKKVLQMTKWIESNLQKMPIQDLLGGAIGLIFGLIVASLMGNSFSKLPYIGSYLPIIVSLLLGYIGMSVGSKKKEDLLGVFSILKFGSKDKVAKAYLKPKPKVLDTSVIIDGRIADICKSGFIEGPLVIPNFILEELRHIADSSDALKRNRGRRGLDILNKIRKELEIPVQISNQDFDDIQEVDSKLVKLAQVLEGFVVTNDYNLNKVAELQGVTVLNINELANAVKPVVLPGEEMFLRVIKDGKEYGQGVAYLDDGTMIVIENGKKVIGENVYVVVTSVLQTAAGRMIFAKLKEELRRSDEVGGIV; from the coding sequence GTGGTCGAGAAGGTAGTACGCATAGTAATAGCACTAGCCTGTGCGTCTGGAGGATTATATCTAGGAAACTTTATTTTTAATAGTTTCTTTATAGTCTTTAGAGAAGCAAGAATTGCCTTGATTATAGTACCAACAATTATTTTAGGGCTCATTGGATACGCAGTGGCTCCCAAAATAGTAAAAAAAGTATTGCAAATGACTAAATGGATTGAAAGTAATTTGCAAAAAATGCCTATACAAGATTTATTAGGTGGAGCCATTGGTTTAATATTCGGACTTATAGTTGCTAGTTTAATGGGAAATTCTTTTTCGAAATTACCTTATATAGGATCATACCTGCCAATTATAGTTAGTTTGCTTTTAGGATATATAGGTATGAGTGTAGGTTCAAAAAAGAAAGAAGATTTATTAGGAGTTTTCTCCATATTGAAATTTGGATCAAAAGACAAGGTTGCTAAAGCTTATTTAAAGCCAAAACCAAAGGTTTTAGATACTAGCGTTATCATAGATGGTAGAATCGCAGATATTTGTAAAAGTGGCTTTATTGAAGGTCCATTAGTTATTCCGAATTTTATTCTTGAAGAATTAAGGCATATAGCAGATTCATCAGATGCTTTGAAAAGAAATAGAGGTCGTAGAGGTTTAGATATTTTAAATAAAATCCGTAAGGAATTAGAAATTCCTGTCCAAATATCTAACCAAGACTTTGATGATATTCAAGAAGTAGATAGTAAATTAGTAAAGTTAGCCCAAGTCTTAGAAGGATTTGTTGTAACCAATGATTATAACCTTAATAAGGTTGCTGAGTTACAAGGGGTAACTGTCTTAAATATAAATGAATTAGCAAATGCCGTAAAACCAGTTGTTTTACCCGGCGAAGAAATGTTTCTTCGTGTTATCAAAGATGGTAAAGAGTATGGTCAAGGTGTTGCATATTTAGATGATGGTACTATGATAGTAATTGAAAATGGAAAAAAGGTTATTGGCGAAAATGTGTATGTAGTAGTAACCAGTGTACTGCAAACAGCTGCAGGTAGAATGATTTTTGCCAAACTCAAGGAAGAATTAAGAAGATCAGATGAGGTGGGCGGAATTGTTTGA